The Streptomyces nitrosporeus genome includes a window with the following:
- a CDS encoding PucR family transcriptional regulator yields MPRSDPEQPAANDAHRHAATLKRLERSSGRLAANAIARMDETLPWYRAMPPENRSWIGLVAQAGIAAFTEWFRHPETPQAISTDVFGTAPRELTRAITLRQTVEMVRTTIEVMETAIEEVAAPGDESVLREALLVYAREIAFATAQVYAQAAEARGAWDARLESLVVNAVLSGEADEGAVSRAAALGWNSPEHVCVVLGTAPDGDSELTVEAIRRAARHAKLQVLTGVLGHRLVVIAGGSDNPLHVAKALIGPYAAGPVVAGPVVPDLLAATRSAQAAAAGLKACSAWQDAPRPVLSDDLLPERAMAGDPAARDQLVEEIYRPLEEAGSALLETLSVYLEQASSLEGAARMLFVHPNTVRYRLRRVTDVTGWSPSDVRSAFTLRIALILGRLAEADPQS; encoded by the coding sequence GTGCCCCGATCCGATCCTGAGCAGCCCGCTGCGAACGACGCCCACCGCCATGCCGCGACCCTGAAGCGGCTGGAGCGGTCCTCCGGCCGGCTGGCCGCGAACGCCATCGCCCGCATGGACGAGACGCTGCCCTGGTACCGGGCGATGCCACCCGAGAACCGGTCCTGGATCGGCCTGGTCGCCCAGGCCGGTATCGCGGCGTTCACCGAGTGGTTCCGGCACCCGGAGACCCCGCAGGCGATCTCCACCGACGTGTTCGGCACGGCCCCCCGCGAGCTGACCCGGGCGATCACGCTGCGCCAGACCGTCGAGATGGTCCGTACGACCATCGAGGTCATGGAGACCGCGATCGAGGAGGTCGCGGCGCCCGGCGACGAGTCCGTGCTGCGCGAGGCCCTGCTGGTGTACGCCCGGGAGATCGCCTTCGCGACGGCCCAGGTGTACGCGCAGGCCGCCGAGGCCCGTGGCGCGTGGGACGCCCGGCTGGAGTCCCTCGTGGTGAACGCGGTGCTCTCCGGCGAGGCGGACGAAGGGGCCGTGTCCCGGGCGGCGGCCCTCGGCTGGAACTCCCCCGAGCACGTCTGCGTGGTCCTCGGCACGGCACCGGACGGGGACAGCGAGCTGACGGTGGAGGCGATCCGCCGGGCCGCCCGGCACGCCAAGCTGCAGGTGCTGACCGGGGTGCTCGGCCATCGGCTGGTGGTGATCGCGGGCGGCAGCGACAACCCGCTGCACGTCGCGAAGGCGCTGATCGGCCCGTACGCGGCCGGTCCCGTCGTCGCCGGTCCGGTGGTGCCCGACCTGCTGGCGGCGACCCGGTCCGCGCAGGCCGCGGCGGCCGGACTCAAGGCGTGTTCGGCGTGGCAGGACGCCCCGCGGCCGGTTCTGTCGGACGATCTCCTCCCGGAGCGCGCGATGGCGGGCGATCCCGCCGCGCGGGATCAGTTGGTGGAGGAGATCTACAGACCGCTGGAGGAAGCCGGTTCGGCTCTGCTGGAGACCCTGAGCGTCTACCTGGAACAGGCGAGCAGCCTGGAGGGCGCGGCCAGGATGCTGTTCGTGCACCCCAATACCGTGCGCTACCGGCTGCGACGTGTGACCGACGTCACCGGATGGTCCCCTTCCGACGTCCGTTCGGCCTTCACGCTGCGGATCGCCCTCATCCTGGGACGCTTGGCCGAGGCGGACCCGCAGTCCTAG
- a CDS encoding pirin family protein: MDVRRSGDRFRGGDPATGGSAGIETLHAFSFGRFYDPDNLRFGPVIACNEERLAPGAGFDEHPHSHTEIVTWVVEGELTHRDSTGHATVVRPGDVQHLSAAAGVRHVERNDGDVPLTFVQMWLSPVESGGEPSYTHVSGLADTTPFVLPEAGATLHVRRQARGGRTAVPEAAGVYAHVVRGEVLLGGETLEPGDSARITGSPGLELVALTDAEVLLWEFGAV, encoded by the coding sequence ATGGACGTACGCCGCTCCGGCGACCGCTTCCGCGGAGGGGACCCGGCCACCGGTGGCTCCGCGGGCATCGAGACCCTGCACGCCTTCTCCTTCGGGCGGTTCTACGACCCGGACAACCTGCGGTTCGGTCCGGTCATCGCCTGCAACGAGGAACGCCTCGCCCCGGGCGCCGGCTTCGACGAACACCCGCACAGCCACACCGAGATCGTCACCTGGGTCGTGGAGGGCGAACTCACCCACCGCGACTCCACGGGGCACGCCACCGTCGTACGGCCCGGCGACGTCCAGCACCTGAGTGCGGCCGCCGGTGTCCGTCACGTCGAACGCAACGACGGCGACGTCCCGCTGACGTTCGTTCAGATGTGGCTGTCCCCGGTGGAGTCCGGCGGGGAGCCGTCCTACACGCACGTCTCCGGCCTCGCCGACACCACACCGTTCGTCCTCCCGGAGGCCGGTGCGACGCTCCATGTGCGCCGGCAGGCGCGGGGCGGGCGCACGGCGGTGCCGGAGGCGGCGGGGGTGTACGCGCACGTGGTGCGGGGCGAGGTGCTTCTGGGGGGCGAGACGCTGGAGCCGGGGGACTCGGCGCGGATCACCGGTTCCCCGGGGCTGGAACTGGTGGCGCTGACGGACGCCGAGGTGCTGCTCTGGGAGTTCGGGGCGGTCTGA
- a CDS encoding macrolide family glycosyltransferase → MSRRRAHIAMIGVPAVSHVLPSIEIIRELVARGHRVTYANDPAVAGLITATGAEFVPVRSTLPVAGNNWPEDPVAAMGLFLDDAVQGLPQVRAVYDDDPADLYLYDIGAYSARVLAESQGRPLVQLSPTFVGWEGYAEEVAAPLWRLPGADAYRERFTRWLAGCGATTTDMDAFCGRPDTTLALIPRAMQPQADRVDTATVTFVGPCFGPREDRKTWTRPAGAENVLLVSLGSAYTRQPEFYRRCLAAFGDLPGWHVVLQIGKYVDPRELGTLPANVEVHSWVPQLAILEQADAFVTHAGMGGSSEGLYTGLPMIAVPQGAEQFMNADRLVELGVARRLDTGDATAEALRAALLELTGDPGVARRSAGLKARARAEGGTTRAAGLIEAALG, encoded by the coding sequence TGGTGGCCCGCGGCCACCGGGTGACCTATGCCAACGACCCCGCCGTGGCCGGGCTGATCACCGCCACCGGGGCCGAGTTCGTGCCCGTCCGCTCGACGCTGCCGGTCGCCGGCAACAACTGGCCCGAGGACCCCGTCGCCGCGATGGGCCTCTTCCTGGACGACGCCGTCCAGGGGCTTCCGCAGGTCCGCGCCGTCTACGACGACGACCCCGCCGATCTGTACCTGTACGACATCGGGGCCTACTCCGCCCGTGTCCTCGCCGAGTCGCAGGGGCGGCCCCTGGTCCAGCTCTCCCCGACGTTCGTGGGCTGGGAGGGGTACGCCGAGGAGGTCGCGGCCCCGCTGTGGCGGCTCCCCGGCGCCGACGCGTACCGGGAGAGGTTCACCCGCTGGCTCGCCGGGTGCGGGGCGACGACCACGGACATGGACGCTTTCTGCGGGCGCCCCGACACCACCCTGGCCCTCATCCCCCGGGCCATGCAGCCGCAGGCCGACCGGGTCGACACCGCCACGGTGACCTTCGTCGGTCCGTGTTTCGGTCCGCGCGAGGACCGGAAGACCTGGACGCGCCCCGCCGGCGCGGAGAACGTCCTGCTGGTCTCCCTGGGTTCGGCGTACACCCGGCAGCCGGAGTTCTACCGCCGCTGCCTGGCCGCCTTCGGCGACCTGCCCGGCTGGCACGTCGTCCTCCAGATCGGGAAGTACGTCGATCCGCGGGAACTCGGCACCCTTCCGGCCAACGTCGAAGTGCACTCCTGGGTACCGCAGTTGGCGATTCTGGAACAGGCGGACGCCTTCGTCACCCATGCCGGGATGGGCGGCAGCAGCGAGGGGCTGTACACCGGGCTCCCGATGATCGCCGTCCCCCAGGGCGCCGAGCAGTTCATGAACGCGGACCGGCTCGTCGAACTGGGCGTGGCCCGCCGCCTGGACACCGGGGACGCCACCGCCGAGGCCCTGCGGGCCGCTCTGCTGGAACTGACCGGTGACCCCGGGGTCGCCCGCCGGTCGGCCGGGCTCAAGGCCCGGGCACGGGCCGAGGGCGGTACCACGAGGGCGGCCGGCCTGATCGAGGCGGCGCTGGGCTGA